The DNA window AGgtatcatggtgctacataaaacaaagacagagctataaggacttagtaagtagtcttagatacataaagtgcaacctggCGCAAACAGGTaaaagagacaaaagacagacaagacagtgcaggacaaaagacaaaaaaaacccctgcAGGACACAAGACAATCTTACGACTGAATGTTGCTTCATGTTGAAAAGATGCACTGCCTCGATAACTTTGAGACATGTGCTCAGTTACTCAGTTATACAGAATCTACTGCTGCTGATGTGACTGCTGTAACCCTGCAGAGGAAAGACTGATACACAGATGACTGTCGCCTGCTGCTGCTCTCTGCTCGCACCATCGGAATTCGTTCATACAGACAACCTGCTTCACTGCTGTGTAGTTCTCACACTGACTGCCTTCCTTTTTAGTTCCGGGAACCACCACGAGGTTTATTCTTGCACGCCTTGATCATTTcaagtctgtgtctgtgtgtgcgtgtgtgtgcgtgtgtgtgtgtgcgtgcgtgcgtgtgcgcgcagTAAAGCGCTCTGCCGCAGCGATCGCGCTCATTACTAATCTCTTTAACGCTACAACAAGCGTCACAGGAGAAGATACAAGATAACATCAGGGTGAGAAAAGTAAGTAAATATTCTTATTTGTCCTCGTATTGATTTTGTCTGTGAGCTGTGACTTTGTTCTAATAGTCTAAACCCATTGAAATGAACCATGGCTGTATCTTATTTGAAAGAAAAGTGCGCAGTTTTTCTTAATAAAGGACGTTATGGTGGAGTTTGTTTTTGTCGGTTTCCAAGAATTATCTCACACAAAGTTCACTGTATTTATGGTgcagtttttaataaataagctGATCTTATATACTTaagaaaaattaatttaaacaacGCTGGTTATTGTTGGATAgaattgaataaaaacagaaaaagaaagtaattcGAATTGAAATAATTGCGCAAAAGTCAGCAGGATAAAGCGCACGTGGGAATCACACAGTTGTCTCACTCTCGTCTTTCATCAAAATCAAGGAAGAAAGATGGCCTTCATCGTGTTTGGAAAGGATGTGTGTAAAGAAAAGATGCACAGCTGGTTTACTACCCAAACTACAATagaattattcatattattcaggggaaaaaataatttcaCTAAAGGATTCATTTAAGTCAACTGAAATTAAATAACTGATCTCTACTATGACATATTAAATCATTTCTTCTCTAATTTGTATACATGTCCTTTTGTATGGCTGAGATTGGCTGGTTGTGATAAATTGGTGGCAGAAGTCTAACTATTGCTTCAGATTTTCTTTGAAGAAACCTCACTGCATGCACATGTTGTCTTGTCTGGAAGGTTTTGGCACTGTCCAGACCGTGTCCATTACTGCCACCTACATTCTCCTGGACCGTGCCAGTCTCCCGAGACCGCAGATACGGATAGATGAAGGTGAACCACAAAATGAACACATGCCTTgttttaaccctcaattacacATCCAGTATAACATTTAACTTTACTATCATGAGCAGTATGGATGTAAAAATGATCATTGTTCTTTCCATCATTCAACATGAGAGAAATTGCCATGTTTTTGTTAAGGAGGTCATGTGTGAGCAAAGTGCATGCCTCTATTTTAATTCATTCTTCACCGACAGTCAGAAGATCCTGCTTGGGCTATGTTTCTGTTATTTACTTAAAAGAGTAAAGCCACAAAAACAGCATGGTTGCTAAGAGCTTTGAATGGgttggaaggaaggaaagatgcGCTGTTGTGACAAAATGGCTTaagtatatattaaaataataataataataataataataataataataaaaaaacagatactCTTAGATTTATCAGTGTGGTGGTTTTCTGTTTCGTGAgtcaaaacattttgaaaaaaaaaactgttttacagtttacttttttacattttgtccaACCGTGAGAAAATACTAagattttgttgtgtgtgtgcttggaaAGAACTTACTGTGGATATGAAACTAACACTAAAGACCCAGATTCAAGAAGATTGTTTGAGTGGTTTTAGCTGCTTGTGTGATGTTTCTAAATAATTTTATGCAATTCATTGAAAACTTCAGAGACCGCTGATAAAACAGGAGGTAGTGTCCTGGGTATGAACTACAGTATTAGATTAAACATTACATACAAAGAATCCCTGACCTCAGCTTCACTAACACTGACTGCACAACAGAACTCCTCACCAGgtatcagtgtctgatctctctaaTGCTCTGAAGATTCGGTGAATACAAATCCACACTCCTGATTCTAGTAGAAAGCCTTTACAGAAGATAACAGagaaatgtgtctgtgtatttgtcagTCAAATAACTCCAGGCTGTTTATTCTTAATTTAATATCACAAGTGTGTGGGTATTAACATATTGATTTGgataatgaaaatattattaatataaacctgatgtTAGAATCACCTCAACCCTTAAAGATAGCTCATCCATACTAAGGATCTGCTAATGATATAAAGGGCCAAGTGTAAGTATTCAAGCATtcatatgaaatatataattaataataaattaaacatcatgctgcttttttatatattgcaCCAACCTTATTAGCTGAGTTTTTAGATTGATGGCCCTCAGTCCCTGATCTAGTGAGCCAACattactgtttctttttttgacaAAGACCTCTGTAAATTAATGTAGAGAAGAGCttgatgctgtaaatgtacagcaGATGCATATTATATGAGGTTTGCGGTCTTAAAACCTTAATGTGTAGAAAGCAGCTTTGATCctaaatcaaaaaaaaaaaaaaaattctatgttGTTTAATGCaaattattaagtattataGATGCTTAAAACTGAAAAATGCAATAAAGATTTATGTTCTATTTGCTTCCCATAGATCCCATGAAAGGATATCTGTGAGAATGAACCTCAGTGGCTAAAACAGGGGGTACGGTCTACTAGAAATAATCTGTCATACCGAACATGTCTGACGATTCGATCAACTGCACCATCAACCACAAAATTCACCAGTACCTCTTTTCCGGCACCTACATCCTGGTTTTACTGGTGGGATTTCCTACCAATGCCTACTCTCTCTACCATGCCTGGCTTCAGATAAGGGCTCGCAATGAGTTGGGGGTCTACCTGCTTAACCTGACTGTGTCTGACCTCCTGTACCTGGCCTCTCTGCCTGTTTGGCTGCAGTACATCTTTTATGGAGATAACTGGATTTACAGTGAGTGGGCCTGCAAAGTGTGTGGCTTTCTGCTGTATGACAACATCTACATCAGCATAGGCTTTCTGTGCTGTATCTCGATAGACCGTTATCTGGCTGTGGTCTATCCCCTCCGCTTCTCCTCACTTCGTACCAtgaaagcagcagcagtagtcAGTGCCATAGTGTGGCTTAAGGAACTTGCCGTAGGTATCGTCTTTTTCCAACACAAGGAGCTGAGCCGCGACAAGACTAACGAATTGGTGTGCTTCGAGCACTATCCCATGCAGACTTGGGAGAAGCCAATAAACTACTACCGTTTCTACGTGGGCTTTTTGTTTCCGTTAGGTATCCTGTCCATCTCGTATTTTCGGGTCCTGCGGGCTGTTGGCAAGAGCGCAGGGACACAGACTGCCCAGAAAAAACGCATCAAAAGCCTggtcaccatcaccatcatcatcttcctgGTGTGCTTTTCGCCATACCACATCTTTCTGCTGGTGCGGACGCTGCTGGAGACCGAATGCTCGTTTGTCGAGAGGATTTTTAACTATTACCACTTCTCGCTCTTGCTCACTAGTTTGAATTGCATCGCTGACCCAGCACTCTATTGCTTTGTCAGTGAAAGTGTCCAGCACAGCATCCAACAAGCTACAGAGGCTTGTGCCCACGTTCTATGCTGCTGCTGTTCCAAACGCGAGAGCAGCTACAACAAGGACTCCACACAACAGGAAGTAGCAGCACCTACTGATAATGGCACAGGCACCTCTGTGATCAAACTGCTGCAGCAAACCAAGGTGTAGCTCAGAAAGAGTTCTTTAGGAGATTTTAATCAATTTCCTTTGAACTGTGGCTTGATCATTTGCAAAAGCATGTTATTTCTGTGTATTACAGTATACTTTGCTGATGCCTTATCGAGGCTATATGCTTTATTTTGGCTGTgttgtatttaatgtttttataccAAGTTTAATGATGTGTATTTCTCAGGGACTTTCACTGCTGGTTAATATTTAACTTTTGAGGGAGGATTTAGATTTTAAAGGCTAGACCAGGCCAGTTGATAAAGTGTACAGAGTTCCCTCAGTGTAACTAACATGAACTGTTCTCAGCAGAAAGACAATGGTGAGATATGTttctcatttacaataagtTTACAGTCTAGAACGTTGTTAACCTGTTAATGCATGTTTTGAAATATATGCATTGTATTCTATGTACAAATGAAATTCTCATTATTAGATCAGGtatactgtatttcatttttattcattttctaataaGGGAATAtagtggcttagcggttagcatgtttgcctcacacctccagcattgggggtttgattcctgcatCTACCCCCCTGTGCAAAGAGTTTGTAAGTTTTCCCTGtacttcaggggtttcctcctggtactccaaTTTTCTCTCCCAGTCTTAAGACATACATTGTAGGCTGATTTGCATCTCTaaaattatctgtagtgtgtcagtgtatgatTCTGCATTGGATATTTTGGAACCACATCCATAGTATCCCGCCATGTGCCCCAAGTCTCCTGGGATAAACTTCAGACACAACGCagccctgtgtaggataagatttacagaaaatggatcgattttaaaatatacatgttTACTGTGGTGCTGAGGCATCAGAAAATATTCTCTAAGTGTGTTAATCTACAATATTTACAACCACTGAAATTTACAATAAATTTCTTAGTAGACGCTGTCACATGTACAGAATGTGCATTAAAGAGTGTCTGTCAGTAACCATTGCTTTTTCACTAACATTATTGAAATTGTATGCATGTTAtggaaatgtttgatttattatCAGTGAAAACTCCTACCTTTCAAATCAGCTAAGAGCATGAACGATCTCCTTGTactgcacctctctctctcagagctaCTAGCACTGATCGATTGGTCCCACCATTCCTCAGGATCAGATGTACAGTAAAAAGAGATCTTTCTGTACCAGTCACTGCTGAggcttttctgttctggcacagagGTGGTGAAATGAACCTCCCTTAGATGTCTGAACCACTGGATTTGATTCATCTTCAAATGATGGGTTTAGACCTACCTCTTTCTGCAACACTTAATCTAGCACAtattttccttgtttgttttatgcgttaaaaaaaaacaaaaaactgttttTAGATTGTAATAAGCCTGTAACCCAgtaaaccagtgttaatgtatttatctACTGGAttagggtgtctgccaaatggcctaaatgtaatgtaatctcaGAGAAAGAGTTTGTATATCAACAATAATGTCTCTAGcatgttattttaatattgaGCTACATTTTAGCTTATTAGCTGCATTTTCCATGTAACTACATCTACAGTAGAAGCGTTTTATTTGCTGAGAGTAACTATGAGAATAACTATGAGTACCTGTATGTAAAAGGTAGGTGACAAGATGAATGAACACATTTTCACTAAGATAAAAGAAAGATGTAGTCTGGTCTAAAAGACACTGATGAATGACAAAGTAAAACGATACAATTCCCTTATTTTATCCGATTGATGCATGCTGATAAATGTTTTCTAGTATTAGTGCTGTTGACGAGTTTCCATGGATACACCAATGTCAATCATTATGCAATCTGACATTCCCACATGGCAGAAAAACATGCAGACCTTTTGTGGCTTGTATTACTAAAATCACAGATAGGGATTTACACTGCTTCCTGAATCTACCATTTGTAAATGTTggtttttaacataaaatttagTATTACAATTTTTAATACTAAAAAAGACTGTTGCCAGAGTCTTACTAactaaataagtaataataactgattaacattaaaatgtaaactattAAATTTTCCATGTTCGGTAGCAGTCTAAGAGttaagagagaaaaatgattcatttttttcttaacatAATGTTCAAACTTATTAATGATGAGTAAAGCGAAAGAGAAAAGAGTTTCCAGGAACATCAGGGTTTATAAACCACATTTATAAACTTTCAGCTAATAAGTGTGGTTTATAAACCCTGATCTGGGGGTTATAACGCTTTGACCCAGATAACACGTTAATTCCATGAAATGAAAGAGCTCGATGACGAAGAGTCTGTAACCCACACCTATAATGGCAGGTGCATAGGCAACATGATTCTGTCATACGTGAGGGTTTAGCTCTTTTGTAGAGTcacatataaaaacaaagaaccaaATCATAACAAGAAAGCAGAACAAACTTATCAAACTTATCAGCTACCCTGATTCATGACACCGACACAAAGTTCTACTACGTCATCATCACTTGATGCGTGTGTTATGAGTGATCTTAAAGGGCATGCCACAGATACATGGGTCTACTTCAGGGTCCTGGGGGTGACTGAAATTTGTGCGCATGAGCTgtaaaaacagtaataatgatAGTGGTAGCATAAAAAATGCTCATAATGTGCTAGGACTTCCAGGACAAGTATCTGCAAGGACAGACGCTGGACTCTGTCATGCTTGTGTCCTGACTCTTCTCCTGTTTCTGTTTTGAAGACCAGCACAGAGGGCAAAAAATTCTGTATCTTCAGATGATTATTTTTCCAGTTACAAAAGATTTTTTCGAAACAAGTGTAGCCTCACCCACTTGTTAAGCACTTTTTAGTCTAAAGTAATCTCACTCTGAGCAAGCATTATGTAATGCACAGACTGAAAGCTGAATTGTACAGTGGAAGTGGTGAAATTGGAAGTTCATATAAATTCGGTTGATTATATATTAAGATACAAGTTTATTTTGCTCTTTTGAAGTGGTTTGTGGTGATTTACAGTTTATCCCTTAAATAAACCAGACTAAGTCTACGTTATTTTCTGAGCAAGGCATAAAATAATCCTAATTAGCTTCTAGATTGAAGTCATCTGTCTTCCATGTCAAAGATTAAAATTAGACCAGAAGTAAAtgtgaattgaaatgaaaagaagaaggatTCTGTGAAGACAGGTTTGATACAAGTTATGATGGGGATAATTTGTATTGAATGTGAGcacaacagaagaagaagagcaacAGACGCctgcacacagactcactgaGACGAGTGAATTACCCAAGAAAAACACAAGTGTTTCTTTGTGACCAATACGATCTTGGTATGCGGCAAagtctatttattattaatggttaTTCAGGTGGAGTAGATGAATCAATAGCTTCTGAAGTTGTTTAGGAATTGAGCAAGACAATTTCTGAAGGTTAGGTCATTATATTAATGCTCCAGCCAAGTCTACAATTCCCTGAAGTTACAT is part of the Tachysurus fulvidraco isolate hzauxx_2018 chromosome 12, HZAU_PFXX_2.0, whole genome shotgun sequence genome and encodes:
- the LOC113659641 gene encoding ovarian cancer G-protein coupled receptor 1, with amino-acid sequence MSDDSINCTINHKIHQYLFSGTYILVLLVGFPTNAYSLYHAWLQIRARNELGVYLLNLTVSDLLYLASLPVWLQYIFYGDNWIYSEWACKVCGFLLYDNIYISIGFLCCISIDRYLAVVYPLRFSSLRTMKAAAVVSAIVWLKELAVGIVFFQHKELSRDKTNELVCFEHYPMQTWEKPINYYRFYVGFLFPLGILSISYFRVLRAVGKSAGTQTAQKKRIKSLVTITIIIFLVCFSPYHIFLLVRTLLETECSFVERIFNYYHFSLLLTSLNCIADPALYCFVSESVQHSIQQATEACAHVLCCCCSKRESSYNKDSTQQEVAAPTDNGTGTSVIKLLQQTKV